A stretch of the Medicago truncatula cultivar Jemalong A17 chromosome 5, MtrunA17r5.0-ANR, whole genome shotgun sequence genome encodes the following:
- the LOC11444740 gene encoding glycosyltransferase BC10, with translation MNTKLDAMYYSMGKPNMFRINVDVTLSDLKDQSDWINGRLNHEDTRRMNNVEYRRLLTHMDMFDFSFNFQIQNFQDPSLSLNPPPHFSYSPPILLSNISKTSYDHDNQTNISIKQNCPATHNLTSNGLEELLKIPKAMHDMNEDELFWRASLAPMIHKTPFKQTPKVAFMFLTKGPVLLAPLWEKFFKGNEGLYSIYVHPSPSFNETVYNQSLVFHGRRIPSKKVKWGENSMIEAERRLLANALLDFSNQRFVLLSEHCIPLFNFFTIYTYLMKSKQTFVEANDIPGRVGRVRYNRRMCPLIQLSQWRKGAQWFQIDRYLAVRIVSDKPYFSMFKKYCHPRCISDEHYLPTLVSIKFWKRNSNRTLTWVDWSKGGAHPAKFSSKDVTIDFLERLRFGSTCEYNGKTTNVCHLFARKFGTQALDGLLTFAPKLMQFN, from the exons ATGAATACTAAGTTAGATGCAATGTACTACAGCATGGGGAAACCCAATATGTTTAGGATCAATGTTGATGTTACACTGTCAGACTTGAAGGATCAATCAGATTGGATTAATGGTCGTCTCAATCACGAAGACACAAGAAGAATGAATAATGTTGAGTATCGTCGTTTGTTAACTCATATGGATATGTTCG atttttctttcaactttcaaATCCAAAACTTCCAAGATCCATCCTTAAGCCTCAATCCACCACctcatttttcatattctccTCCAATATTATTATCCAACATCTCAAAAACATCATATGACCATGATAACCAAACCAATATTTCTATCAAACAAAATTGTCCGGCTACTCATAACCTTACTTCAAATGGTTTGGAAGAATTATTAAAGATTCCTAAGGCTATGCATGACATGAACGAGGATGAATTATTTTGGAGAGCTTCATTGGCTCCTATGATTCATAAAACTCCATTTAAACAAACACCAAAGGTTGCATTCATGTTCTTGACAAAAGGTCCTGTTTTGTTAGCTCCGCTTTGGGAGAAATTCTTCAAAGGAAACGAAGGGTTGTATTCGATCTACGTTCATCCTAGCCCTTCCTTCAATGAAACCGTTTATAATCAAAGCTTAGTGTTTCATGGCCGAAGAATCCCAAGCAAG AAGGTAAAGTGGGGTGAAAATAGCATGATAGAAGCAGAAAGACGTCTACTAGCAAATGCACTGCTTGATTTCTCAAACCAACGTTTTGTCCTACTTTCAGAACATTGCATACCATTGTTCAATTTCTTCACAATCTACACTTATCTaatgaaatcaaaacaaacatttGTGGAAGCTAATGATATTCCAGGTCGTGTAGGACGTGTAAGATATAACCGTAGAATGTGTCCATTGATTCAACTTTCACAATGGAGAAAAGGGGCTCAATGGTTCCAAATTGATCGTTATCTTGCAGTTCGTATTGTCTCCGACAAGCCATATTTTTCTATGTTCAAAAAATATTGTCACCCAAGATGTATTAGTGATGAACATTATTTGCCAACATTGGTaagtatcaaattttggaagaGGAATTCTAACAGGACTTTAACTTGGGTTGATTGGTCAAAAGGTGGAGCCCATCCAGCAAAGTTTAGTAGCAAAGATGTGACTATTGATTTTTTGGAGAGATTAAGATTTGGAAGCACTTGTGAGTACAATGGAAAAACAACCAATGTTTGTCATTTGTTTGCAAGGAAATTCGGAACTCAAGCTTTGGATGGATTGCTCACATTTGCCCCAAAGTTAATGcaattcaattga